Proteins from one Methanobacterium aggregans genomic window:
- a CDS encoding acetate uptake transporter, with the protein MTEVEEKGVELRDMTANPAPLGLLGFGLTTVLLNFHNAGFYPLNSMILSMGFAYGGIAQIMAAWMEYKKGNTFGLVAFGSYGLFWWSLVLLLIMPQITFFNVAGKSPLQAADPTSLAAYFFMWGLFTLVMFFGTLKKGRGLQVVFISLAVLFFLLTAGELTGIHTITVIAGYEGIFTGLSAVYVGLAEVINGEYGRKVLPV; encoded by the coding sequence ATGACTGAAGTAGAAGAAAAAGGAGTAGAACTCAGGGATATGACTGCAAACCCAGCACCGTTGGGACTACTTGGATTTGGACTTACAACGGTGCTTCTGAACTTCCACAATGCAGGGTTCTATCCCTTGAACAGCATGATACTATCAATGGGATTTGCCTATGGAGGAATAGCCCAGATAATGGCAGCTTGGATGGAGTACAAAAAGGGCAACACCTTTGGACTGGTGGCCTTTGGATCCTACGGCCTATTCTGGTGGTCACTGGTCCTTCTCTTAATAATGCCCCAAATCACCTTCTTCAACGTGGCAGGAAAATCACCACTCCAGGCAGCTGATCCAACATCCCTTGCAGCCTACTTCTTCATGTGGGGACTTTTCACCCTGGTGATGTTCTTTGGAACACTTAAAAAAGGAAGGGGATTACAGGTAGTGTTCATAAGTCTTGCAGTGTTGTTCTTCCTGCTCACAGCAGGGGAACTCACAGGCATACATACCATAACAGTTATTGCAGGCTATGAAGGCATATTCACAGGACTCAGTGCAGTGTACGTTGGACTTGCAGAGGTTATAAACGGAGAGTACGGTAGGAAAGTTCTTCCAGTGTAA
- the acs gene encoding acetate--CoA ligase, whose product MRRDTDVLLDEKRIFKPSVETVERAHVKNWETELEKGKDFKKYWAEKAEQFEWFQNWDEVLDESNKPFYKWFVNGKINLTYNAVDRWLDTDKRNQVAILYTNERGQERKITYYELYREVNKLANAFKNLGVKKGDRVSMYLPMCPELLISMLACAKIGAIHSVVYSGLSVGAFVERINDAQAKVLLTADGTFRRGKVIDLKKISDEAMLQCPSVETVVVVKHTGTPIEMSELSGKEIFYERLIEGEPAECEPEPMDSEDPLFILYTSGSTGKPKGVLHTTAGYMVGVATTTKYIFDIHNDDLWWCTGDIGWITGHSYAIYGPLLLGTTTLIYEGAPDYPDPGIWWNIIEKYGVTKFYTAPTAIRHLMRFGSKYTRLYNLSSLRILGTVGEPINPEAWMWFYKNIGKEKAPIMDTWWQTETGMHLISPLPSAPLKPGSATMAFPGIDADIVDEDGNSVPLGKGGYLVIKNPWPAMFRTLYEDEERFKEVYWNQIPGVYKAGDMARKDEDGYFWIQGRSDDVLKIAGHRVGTAEVESAFVSHPAVAEAAVIGKADPVKGQVIKAFVILKEGYHLKTKLIEDLKKHVRYELGPVAVLGQIEQVETLPKTRSGKIMRRVLRAREQGEDVGDTSTLEE is encoded by the coding sequence ATGAGGCGTGATACAGATGTCCTTTTGGATGAAAAACGTATATTTAAACCTAGTGTAGAAACTGTTGAAAGGGCACATGTGAAAAATTGGGAAACCGAGCTCGAAAAGGGAAAGGACTTCAAAAAGTACTGGGCTGAAAAGGCAGAACAGTTTGAATGGTTCCAGAACTGGGATGAAGTGCTTGATGAAAGCAACAAACCCTTCTACAAATGGTTCGTCAACGGAAAGATAAACCTCACATACAACGCCGTTGACAGATGGCTTGACACAGATAAAAGAAATCAGGTGGCCATACTTTACACTAACGAGAGGGGACAGGAAAGGAAAATAACCTACTACGAACTCTACCGTGAAGTCAACAAACTTGCAAATGCATTCAAAAACCTCGGTGTGAAAAAAGGGGACAGAGTATCCATGTACCTTCCAATGTGCCCTGAACTTCTCATCTCAATGCTTGCATGCGCCAAAATAGGTGCAATACACAGCGTAGTTTACTCCGGCTTGAGTGTTGGAGCATTTGTTGAAAGAATCAACGATGCCCAGGCCAAAGTTCTATTAACAGCTGATGGAACCTTCAGAAGGGGAAAGGTCATAGACCTCAAAAAAATATCAGACGAAGCAATGCTCCAGTGCCCATCTGTAGAAACTGTTGTTGTGGTTAAACACACAGGAACACCCATAGAAATGTCAGAACTCAGTGGAAAGGAGATATTCTATGAACGGCTCATAGAGGGTGAACCCGCAGAATGCGAACCTGAACCAATGGACTCCGAAGACCCACTCTTCATACTCTACACCTCTGGAAGCACAGGAAAACCCAAGGGAGTTCTCCACACAACAGCAGGATACATGGTTGGAGTTGCAACCACCACTAAATACATATTCGACATACACAACGATGATCTGTGGTGGTGCACAGGGGACATAGGCTGGATCACAGGCCACAGCTACGCAATATATGGACCACTACTCCTTGGAACCACAACCCTGATCTACGAGGGCGCACCTGATTACCCAGATCCAGGTATATGGTGGAATATAATCGAGAAGTACGGTGTAACCAAATTTTACACAGCACCAACAGCCATAAGACATCTTATGAGATTTGGAAGCAAATATACCCGCCTTTACAACCTATCATCACTCAGGATACTTGGAACGGTTGGAGAACCAATAAACCCGGAAGCATGGATGTGGTTTTACAAAAACATTGGAAAAGAAAAGGCACCTATAATGGACACATGGTGGCAGACAGAAACAGGAATGCACCTCATATCTCCGTTACCTTCAGCTCCATTAAAACCAGGTTCAGCAACCATGGCATTTCCAGGTATAGATGCAGATATTGTGGATGAAGATGGAAACTCAGTACCCCTTGGAAAGGGAGGATACCTGGTTATAAAAAATCCATGGCCTGCAATGTTTAGAACACTCTACGAAGATGAGGAAAGATTCAAAGAGGTTTACTGGAACCAGATACCTGGTGTTTACAAGGCTGGTGATATGGCAAGGAAGGATGAAGATGGATACTTCTGGATACAGGGAAGATCCGATGACGTCCTGAAAATTGCGGGTCACAGGGTAGGTACAGCAGAGGTTGAATCTGCATTCGTAAGTCACCCTGCAGTTGCAGAAGCAGCAGTCATAGGAAAAGCAGATCCAGTTAAAGGACAGGTAATAAAAGCCTTTGTAATCCTTAAAGAAGGATACCATCTTAAAACAAAATTAATAGAAGACCTGAAAAAACATGTTCGATACGAACTTGGGCCAGTTGCGGTTCTTGGACAAATTGAGCAGGTTGAAACCCTCCCAAAAACCAGAAGCGGAAAGATCATGCGAAGGGTTCTGCGAGCCAGGGAACAGGGAGAAGATGTGGGAGACACATCCACCCTAGAAGAATAA
- a CDS encoding M6 family metalloprotease domain-containing protein, translating into MVGSKISNQKMLDRKIVTKKLGNYHFLQRPYHPKLQAKMRKTIKLLREGADPESYDAADVLDPRTLYILNERPERFREHTLARPNLPRRGVLGEKRALVLLVDFNDKPAKTESQHFRELLFNENSQTNGSLRDYYREVSWGQLDVTGEVSEWYRSKEDLSYYADNMSGKGFYPKNSQKLVEDLVKTVEKNGDFEFPSYDNNGDGVIEMLVVIHAGEGAERTGSTMDIASHQSMTHDPVNIGGVKVVNYCILPELPPYDLGGFCHEFGHLLGLPDLYDMSRVSPGIGDWCLMGLGSWNNDGKTPAHLSAWCKVELGWTVPTNVTGSPKKMKIPEVYDGSRSIYRLWTNGLKGEEYFLIENRRKKGFDKYIPGEGLLIWHVDETSIYNSYPNMYPTNFRVALEQADGERQLEKAKDDGGNKGDPGDVFPGELNIRTFDSNSNPSSLAYDGSESCITITSISDPGDEMTALIGVSCGGVKIESLKESKAETIECMDVYKSGYKSGYCDGFMEGLDHKKL; encoded by the coding sequence ATGGTTGGATCCAAAATTTCGAACCAAAAAATGTTGGACAGGAAGATCGTTACCAAGAAGTTAGGGAATTATCATTTTCTGCAAAGACCTTACCACCCGAAGTTACAGGCGAAGATGAGAAAAACCATAAAACTGCTTAGGGAGGGTGCAGATCCAGAGAGCTATGATGCTGCAGATGTTCTGGATCCCAGAACCCTTTACATACTGAATGAAAGGCCTGAAAGGTTCCGAGAACACACCCTTGCAAGACCCAATTTACCGCGCAGAGGGGTTCTTGGTGAAAAAAGGGCACTTGTTCTACTTGTTGACTTCAATGACAAACCTGCAAAAACAGAATCCCAGCATTTCAGGGAACTGCTCTTCAATGAAAACTCCCAAACCAACGGTAGTTTGAGAGATTACTACAGGGAAGTATCATGGGGCCAACTAGACGTAACAGGAGAAGTAAGTGAATGGTACAGATCTAAAGAAGATCTCTCCTATTATGCTGATAATATGAGTGGTAAAGGCTTTTATCCCAAAAATTCCCAGAAACTGGTTGAGGATCTTGTGAAAACTGTGGAAAAAAATGGGGACTTTGAATTTCCAAGTTACGATAACAACGGTGATGGGGTAATTGAGATGCTCGTGGTTATTCATGCTGGTGAGGGTGCAGAAAGAACAGGTTCAACCATGGACATAGCCTCACATCAAAGTATGACCCATGATCCAGTTAATATTGGTGGTGTTAAGGTTGTTAATTATTGTATACTTCCAGAACTTCCCCCTTACGATCTTGGGGGGTTCTGCCATGAATTCGGTCATCTGCTGGGACTTCCAGATCTCTACGATATGAGCAGGGTATCTCCAGGGATCGGTGACTGGTGCCTCATGGGGCTTGGCAGCTGGAACAACGATGGAAAAACACCTGCACATCTGAGTGCATGGTGCAAGGTTGAACTGGGATGGACAGTTCCAACCAACGTTACAGGAAGCCCTAAAAAGATGAAAATACCTGAGGTCTATGATGGATCTAGGAGTATCTACAGACTCTGGACAAATGGTTTGAAGGGTGAGGAATACTTTTTAATAGAGAACAGGCGGAAAAAAGGTTTTGATAAGTACATACCTGGGGAAGGACTTTTGATATGGCATGTGGATGAAACCAGCATCTACAACAGTTACCCCAACATGTACCCAACAAATTTTCGTGTTGCACTTGAACAGGCAGATGGAGAGAGGCAGTTAGAAAAAGCCAAGGATGATGGCGGGAACAAGGGTGATCCCGGGGATGTTTTCCCTGGTGAACTAAACATAAGAACCTTTGATTCCAACTCAAATCCCAGCAGCCTTGCCTATGATGGGAGTGAAAGCTGCATTACCATCACATCCATCAGTGATCCTGGTGATGAGATGACAGCTTTAATAGGGGTTTCTTGTGGTGGTGTTAAAATAGAATCCCTAAAAGAATCAAAAGCAGAAACAATTGAATGTATGGATGTTTACAAGTCAGGTTACAAGTCAGGTTACTGTGATGGTTTCATGGAAGGTTTAGATCACAAAAAATTGTAA
- a CDS encoding phosphatase PAP2 family protein has translation MLESFIVSINHVDVALFYMINHGLQNAVFNVTMPILTNAGTDAFWLLVCVGIFIFGGEKGRDVAILGIIALLFGYVLTEFIKYEVARPRPFTVLNNVHLLTTMTDHSFPSGHSVAAFTGCTLLGVKYGHLYLFLILAGVIAFSRVYIGVHYPLDVMFGSLVGVLCALIVLHFEENILKVKNKIFHKWVV, from the coding sequence ATGCTGGAAAGTTTTATAGTTTCAATCAACCACGTGGATGTGGCACTCTTTTACATGATAAACCACGGCCTGCAGAACGCTGTCTTCAACGTTACAATGCCAATACTGACAAATGCAGGTACAGATGCTTTCTGGTTACTTGTATGTGTTGGTATTTTCATATTCGGGGGAGAAAAGGGGAGGGATGTTGCTATTTTGGGTATTATTGCCCTTTTATTTGGATACGTTCTCACAGAATTTATTAAGTATGAAGTTGCAAGACCCAGGCCCTTCACAGTTTTGAACAACGTACATCTTTTAACCACCATGACTGATCACTCATTTCCATCAGGTCATTCTGTTGCAGCTTTCACAGGCTGCACCCTGCTGGGTGTGAAGTACGGACATCTGTACCTATTCCTGATCCTTGCAGGTGTCATTGCATTTTCAAGGGTCTACATAGGTGTGCACTACCCACTGGATGTTATGTTCGGTTCACTGGTTGGTGTGCTCTGTGCATTGATCGTGCTCCACTTTGAGGAGAATATATTAAAGGTTAAGAACAAAATCTTTCATAAATGGGTTGTGTGA
- a CDS encoding DUF4350 domain-containing protein gives MIEAKFKISPLILIILITASLFLIPSVCAAQNPKVLFDETGPYGKYYTIYSVGPYGASSFAALLQKDGMEVSRLTDPPVTSEKLKGYNVLVVMAPERNYTDSEITAIKDFVKNGGGLLLLGDNWGIEDGDENYAFNSLAQSFGVSYADNLVVEDTQHYILFSDYVKVVDVKPSPVTANVSEFYYLKGTYLKNTGSSDVLASSDADSWADSYTLTEEGFSQDNRVKESGEASGPLSLVSAMDYGNGRVVFMGAVGSYVNSWIYRTNGWKLGLNSVNWLAGRPVPSEYEAAGLIPYSVAEMEYKIALMVILTLAIILGIVLAARRYGNGFSGQIKTIKNWKYNSLIVVNLLFAIGAALIFIPPNLYLFDITNPDMYDPNFAYLIISVVALSLFFIGVVLYNLLARNRMIPEYSYINMGILLFFAGLTFIFEDVFFIMDVQFYSLMSLTLLIPLIVNLWIIRNYGPNLVIEGKEFDRLKKISVKSLPYELQPHYTNSAYIGEGGFGRVFKATGKNNRDVAIKIPKSFDKRSEKTFITEVSNWIHLDHPNIVKLYDFKILPIPYIEMEFCDGRLEKGMKTREEAIYIVYEIAKGLEYAHSKNIIHGDVKLSNIMIRNGVYKISDWGLSKLKLDESVTMSGATPQYAAPEQISIEFGKADERTDIYQLGNVFYELLTGRLPFEGEISQIYNSILQTEPTLPSKINSNAEPVESIVMKCLSKRKDERYSSMTELLKELRKHMPPDETALLP, from the coding sequence GTGATTGAAGCTAAATTTAAAATTTCTCCCTTGATCTTAATTATCCTAATCACAGCATCCCTCTTTTTAATTCCAAGTGTCTGCGCAGCCCAAAATCCAAAGGTTTTATTCGATGAAACTGGGCCCTATGGAAAATATTACACCATATATTCAGTTGGACCCTATGGAGCATCTAGTTTTGCAGCTTTACTCCAGAAAGATGGTATGGAAGTTTCAAGGTTAACTGATCCACCTGTAACTTCTGAAAAGCTTAAAGGATACAATGTTTTAGTGGTTATGGCTCCTGAGCGTAACTACACAGATTCTGAGATCACAGCCATCAAGGACTTCGTGAAAAATGGTGGGGGATTACTCCTTTTAGGTGACAACTGGGGAATTGAGGATGGTGATGAAAATTATGCATTCAATAGTCTGGCCCAGAGTTTTGGTGTGAGTTACGCAGATAACCTCGTTGTTGAAGACACACAGCACTACATCCTCTTCTCTGATTATGTAAAAGTTGTGGATGTAAAACCCAGCCCTGTTACTGCAAATGTTTCGGAGTTCTACTATCTGAAGGGCACCTACCTAAAAAATACTGGTTCCTCGGATGTTTTAGCAAGTTCAGATGCAGATTCCTGGGCTGACAGTTACACCCTAACTGAAGAGGGTTTCTCCCAGGATAATCGTGTGAAGGAGTCTGGGGAAGCTTCCGGTCCTCTTTCACTTGTCTCTGCAATGGATTATGGTAATGGAAGGGTGGTATTCATGGGTGCTGTGGGAAGCTACGTGAACTCATGGATCTACAGGACCAACGGGTGGAAACTGGGTTTGAACTCTGTGAACTGGCTTGCAGGACGTCCTGTTCCCTCAGAATATGAGGCTGCAGGTTTGATACCCTACTCAGTTGCAGAAATGGAGTACAAAATAGCATTGATGGTGATCTTAACCCTTGCAATTATCCTTGGAATTGTACTGGCAGCCAGAAGGTATGGAAATGGATTTTCAGGGCAGATAAAAACCATCAAGAACTGGAAGTACAACTCACTCATTGTTGTTAACCTTCTTTTTGCAATTGGGGCTGCCCTGATCTTTATTCCTCCCAATCTGTATCTCTTCGATATTACAAATCCAGATATGTACGATCCCAACTTCGCATACCTCATTATTTCTGTGGTTGCCCTATCCCTGTTCTTCATTGGTGTGGTACTTTACAACCTCCTGGCCAGAAATAGAATGATCCCTGAATATTCTTACATAAACATGGGCATTCTATTATTCTTTGCAGGGCTAACTTTCATATTTGAGGATGTCTTCTTCATCATGGATGTGCAGTTCTACAGCCTCATGAGCCTGACACTTCTCATCCCCCTAATTGTGAATCTATGGATAATAAGAAATTACGGACCAAACCTGGTGATTGAAGGTAAAGAGTTCGATAGGTTGAAAAAGATATCAGTCAAATCACTTCCATATGAACTTCAGCCCCACTACACAAATTCTGCATACATAGGGGAGGGAGGTTTTGGACGTGTTTTCAAAGCAACGGGTAAAAACAACAGGGATGTTGCCATAAAAATACCAAAAAGCTTTGATAAACGATCCGAGAAGACCTTCATCACCGAAGTTTCAAACTGGATACATCTGGATCATCCAAACATAGTGAAGCTCTACGATTTCAAGATCCTTCCAATTCCATACATAGAAATGGAATTTTGTGATGGACGCCTTGAGAAGGGTATGAAAACCAGAGAAGAAGCTATTTACATTGTTTATGAGATTGCGAAGGGTTTGGAGTATGCCCACAGTAAAAATATCATCCATGGTGATGTTAAGTTATCCAATATAATGATCAGGAATGGTGTCTACAAGATATCTGATTGGGGGCTGAGTAAACTTAAGTTAGATGAATCAGTTACCATGTCTGGAGCCACTCCACAGTACGCTGCACCGGAACAGATATCAATAGAATTTGGAAAGGCAGATGAAAGAACAGATATTTATCAGCTTGGAAATGTTTTTTATGAACTTTTAACAGGTAGATTACCATTTGAAGGTGAAATTTCTCAGATATACAATTCCATTCTTCAAACAGAACCAACCTTACCTTCTAAAATAAATTCAAATGCAGAGCCTGTTGAATCCATTGTAATGAAATGCCTCAGTAAGAGGAAGGATGAAAGGTATTCCTCAATGACTGAACTTCTTAAGGAACTCAGGAAACATATGCCCCCTGATGAAACAGCACTGCTCCCCTGA
- the thsA gene encoding thermosome subunit alpha, protein MAQLGGQGQQVLILPEGTNRFLGRDAQRMNILAGKVLAETVRTTLGPKGMDKMLVDGLGDIVVTNDGVTILKEMDIEHPAAKMLVEVAKTQEDEVGDGTTTAVIIAGELLKKAEGLLDQDIHPTIVAMGYRQAAEKAQEILNVISIDADDRDTLLKVAMTAMTGKGTEKAREPLAQLIVGAVKQVEEDGEIDTDHIKVEKKDGASIEESTLVNGVVVDKERVHPGMPKKVEDGKIALLNSAIEVKETEVDAEIRITDPAQMQAFIEQEEQMIRDMVDKIEDAGANVLFCQKGIDDLAQHYLAKAGIMAVRRVKKSDIEKLSRATSAKVVTNIEDLTFNDLGEAGSVAEKKVSGEDMIFVEECKDPKSVTLFIRGSTKHVVDEIERAVDDAIGVVASTAEDGQVVAGGGAAEIAIAKGLKEYADTISGREQLAVAAFAEALEVVPKTLAENAGLDSIDSLVDLRAAHEKSLYMGLDVFKGEVRDMYRAGVIEPKRVKKQAIQSAAEAAEMILRIDDVIASSGAGKEPDMGGMEGMGGMPPMM, encoded by the coding sequence GTGGCACAATTAGGCGGACAAGGCCAGCAAGTTTTAATATTACCCGAAGGTACTAACAGGTTCCTCGGACGAGATGCTCAGAGAATGAACATATTAGCAGGTAAGGTACTTGCAGAGACTGTCAGAACAACATTAGGTCCTAAAGGAATGGACAAAATGCTTGTGGACGGACTTGGAGACATTGTTGTGACAAACGACGGTGTGACCATCCTTAAAGAAATGGACATTGAACACCCTGCAGCAAAAATGCTTGTTGAAGTTGCAAAAACCCAGGAAGATGAAGTGGGTGACGGAACAACAACAGCAGTTATAATAGCAGGAGAACTCCTCAAAAAAGCAGAAGGACTTCTTGACCAGGATATACACCCAACCATAGTTGCAATGGGATACAGACAGGCAGCTGAAAAAGCTCAGGAAATCCTCAACGTAATATCAATTGACGCAGACGATAGAGACACACTCCTGAAAGTTGCAATGACTGCAATGACAGGAAAAGGAACAGAAAAAGCCAGAGAACCACTAGCACAGCTTATAGTTGGTGCAGTTAAACAGGTTGAAGAAGACGGAGAAATAGACACAGACCACATAAAAGTTGAGAAAAAAGACGGTGCATCCATCGAAGAATCAACACTTGTTAACGGTGTTGTTGTGGACAAAGAAAGGGTACACCCTGGAATGCCTAAAAAAGTAGAAGATGGTAAAATCGCACTCCTCAACAGTGCAATAGAAGTCAAAGAAACAGAAGTTGACGCAGAAATCAGAATAACTGACCCAGCACAGATGCAGGCATTCATAGAACAGGAAGAACAGATGATCCGTGACATGGTGGACAAGATCGAAGACGCAGGAGCAAACGTTCTATTCTGTCAGAAAGGAATTGATGACCTGGCACAGCACTACCTTGCAAAAGCAGGAATTATGGCAGTCCGCAGAGTTAAAAAATCCGACATAGAAAAACTCTCAAGGGCAACCAGTGCAAAGGTTGTAACCAACATCGAAGACCTCACCTTCAACGACCTTGGAGAAGCAGGATCCGTTGCAGAGAAAAAAGTCTCAGGCGAAGACATGATCTTCGTTGAAGAATGCAAAGACCCTAAATCAGTCACACTCTTCATCAGAGGTTCAACCAAACACGTTGTTGACGAAATCGAAAGAGCAGTTGACGATGCAATAGGTGTTGTAGCATCCACAGCAGAAGACGGACAGGTTGTAGCAGGCGGAGGTGCAGCAGAAATAGCAATAGCCAAAGGCTTAAAAGAGTACGCTGACACCATAAGCGGCAGGGAACAGCTAGCAGTAGCTGCATTTGCAGAAGCACTTGAAGTTGTACCAAAAACCCTGGCTGAAAACGCAGGACTCGACAGCATAGACTCCCTCGTGGACCTCAGAGCTGCACACGAAAAATCCCTGTACATGGGACTGGACGTGTTCAAGGGCGAAGTACGCGACATGTACAGAGCTGGAGTAATCGAGCCAAAAAGGGTTAAAAAACAGGCAATACAGTCTGCAGCTGAAGCAGCTGAAATGATCCTCAGGATCGACGATGTTATAGCATCATCCGGTGCCGGAAAAGAGCCTGACATGGGCGGAATGGAAGGCATGGGCGGAATGCCCCCAATGATGTAA
- a CDS encoding transglutaminase-like domain-containing protein codes for MVTKYKKKYRYHGKWRYKWVYKVRYVYKKYKVTSTPKVTNYSPSQCLQPAKNCQSTSSTVKTLATYITKPVVYNVTTNLTNNSCTTQSPSAETDTCSTATCSTSSSLDSGLAAGSSETIDSPQVSYTLVTKTLSTYEKAEAIFNWARDKLEYSFYYNTRKGALGTLTSGSGNCCDLSHAIVAMARSIGIPARYVYGSCKFSSGTMGHVWAQLYVNGKWYCADASNNMNSFGVIRNWNTNSWTLKGIYKELPF; via the coding sequence GTGGTAACCAAATACAAAAAAAAGTACAGATACCATGGTAAATGGAGATATAAATGGGTGTACAAGGTTCGGTATGTTTACAAAAAATATAAAGTAACTTCTACACCTAAAGTCACGAATTATTCTCCAAGTCAGTGTCTTCAGCCTGCAAAAAATTGTCAGTCAACCTCTTCCACAGTAAAAACACTCGCCACTTACATAACAAAACCTGTGGTGTACAACGTTACAACAAACCTTACAAACAACTCTTGTACAACACAATCTCCATCAGCAGAAACTGATACATGTTCAACTGCCACGTGTTCCACAAGTTCTTCTCTAGATTCAGGTTTAGCAGCTGGTTCTTCTGAAACAATAGATTCACCTCAGGTTAGTTACACCCTGGTGACGAAAACCCTTTCAACCTATGAAAAGGCAGAAGCAATATTCAACTGGGCAAGGGATAAACTTGAATACAGTTTTTATTACAACACAAGAAAAGGAGCATTGGGAACTTTAACATCTGGAAGTGGAAACTGCTGTGATCTTTCACATGCCATTGTTGCAATGGCACGTTCAATTGGAATTCCAGCGCGATACGTCTATGGTTCCTGCAAATTTTCAAGTGGAACCATGGGTCATGTGTGGGCTCAGCTCTATGTGAATGGTAAGTGGTACTGTGCAGATGCATCAAATAACATGAACTCATTTGGAGTTATAAGAAACTGGAATACTAATTCATGGACTTTAAAGGGAATATATAAAGAATTACCCTTTTAA